The proteins below are encoded in one region of Micromonospora pisi:
- a CDS encoding DUF6986 family protein, which translates to MSRLDPAIHTELDTRLGPVDAELTRRYPGPAPGRQPVHTVYLPADRMHPGVVREWGAAAIGVLAAHPPAPYGPELHDRVMRKLDREPIEDLRIDFEDGYGTPADEVEDAVARSAATALRKAGPLPFSGLRIKSLEGPTRRRAVRTLDIFLEALDGAPPDGFVVTLPKVSSPVQVEAMVLLCERLEAAYGLPARGLRFEVQVETPPAVLGADGTATVARMIGAAQGRCTALHYGTYDYSAAIGVAAAEQSMAHPVADFAKAVMQVVAAGTGVRLSDGSTNVLPVGSPTEVRAGWELHAALVRRSLAQGIYQGWDMHPAQLPTRYAATYGFFRDGRVAAAGRLRAYLERRSTGVLDEPATARALAGFLLRGLDCGALDPGEAGFDRAELAAL; encoded by the coding sequence ATGAGTCGTCTCGACCCGGCAATCCACACCGAGCTGGACACCCGGCTCGGGCCGGTCGACGCGGAGCTGACCCGGCGCTATCCGGGGCCGGCACCGGGCCGGCAGCCGGTGCACACCGTCTACCTGCCGGCCGACCGGATGCACCCGGGAGTGGTACGCGAGTGGGGTGCGGCGGCCATCGGCGTGCTCGCGGCGCACCCGCCGGCGCCGTACGGACCGGAGCTGCACGACCGGGTGATGCGCAAACTCGACCGGGAACCGATCGAGGACCTGCGGATCGACTTCGAGGACGGCTACGGCACCCCCGCCGACGAGGTCGAGGACGCGGTGGCGCGCTCGGCGGCGACGGCGTTGCGCAAGGCCGGCCCGCTGCCCTTCTCCGGACTGCGGATCAAGAGCTTGGAGGGGCCGACCCGACGCCGCGCCGTACGCACCCTGGACATCTTCCTCGAGGCGCTGGACGGGGCACCGCCGGACGGATTCGTGGTGACCCTGCCGAAGGTGAGCAGCCCCGTACAGGTGGAGGCGATGGTCCTGCTCTGCGAGCGGCTGGAGGCGGCGTACGGGCTGCCCGCCCGGGGGCTGCGGTTCGAGGTGCAGGTGGAGACGCCGCCGGCCGTACTCGGCGCGGACGGCACCGCCACCGTCGCCCGCATGATCGGGGCGGCTCAGGGACGCTGCACCGCCCTGCACTACGGCACCTACGACTACAGCGCGGCGATCGGGGTCGCGGCGGCCGAGCAGAGCATGGCGCATCCGGTGGCGGACTTCGCCAAGGCGGTGATGCAGGTGGTCGCCGCCGGCACCGGGGTACGCCTCTCCGACGGCTCCACCAACGTGCTGCCGGTCGGTTCCCCGACCGAGGTACGGGCAGGTTGGGAGCTGCACGCCGCACTCGTCCGCCGATCCCTGGCACAGGGCATTTACCAGGGTTGGGACATGCACCCGGCGCAGTTGCCGACCCGGTACGCGGCCACGTACGGCTTCTTCCGGGACGGCCGGGTCGCGGCGGCCGGGCGGCTGCGGGCGTACCTGGAGCGGCGCTCGACCGGGGTGCTGGACGAGCCGGCGACCGCGCGGGCACTGGCCGGGTTCCTGCTGCGTGGACTGGACTGCGGCGCGCTCGACCCCGGCGAGGCCGGGTTCGACCGGGCCGAACTGGCGGCGCTGTAG
- a CDS encoding glutathione S-transferase family protein has translation MSNEEGGTYVNPGGEFTRDQRYIATRITADGRDGYPVEPGRYRLAVARACPWASRMIVVRRLLGLEDVLSMALAGPTHDVRSWTFDLDPGGRDPVLGIERLQDAYFARFPGYERGITVPAIVDVPTGQVVTNDYAQMSLDLSTEWAAYHRAGAPRLYPEELRDEIDEVNRVVFKDVNNGVYRCGFAGSQEAYERAYERLFDRLDWLSNRLANQRYLVGDTITEADVRLFTTLVRFDPVYHGHFKCNRQKLTEMPVLWAYARDLFQTPGFGDTVDFDQIKRHYYEVHKDINPTGIVPSGPDLRGWLDPHGREALGGRPFGDGTPPGPVPAEETVPIEHTPYAA, from the coding sequence ATGTCGAACGAAGAAGGTGGCACGTACGTGAACCCCGGCGGGGAGTTCACCCGTGACCAGCGCTACATCGCCACCCGGATCACCGCCGACGGCCGGGACGGCTACCCGGTGGAGCCGGGCCGGTACCGGCTCGCGGTCGCTCGGGCCTGCCCCTGGGCGAGCCGGATGATCGTCGTACGCCGTCTGCTGGGGCTCGAGGACGTGCTGTCGATGGCCCTGGCCGGGCCGACGCACGACGTACGGAGCTGGACCTTCGACCTCGATCCCGGCGGGCGGGACCCGGTGCTCGGCATCGAACGGTTGCAGGACGCGTACTTCGCCCGGTTCCCCGGTTACGAGCGGGGCATCACCGTACCGGCGATCGTCGACGTGCCCACCGGGCAGGTGGTCACCAACGACTACGCCCAGATGTCGCTGGACCTCTCCACCGAGTGGGCCGCGTACCACCGGGCGGGCGCTCCGCGGCTCTACCCGGAGGAGCTGCGCGACGAGATCGACGAGGTGAACCGGGTGGTGTTCAAGGACGTGAACAACGGCGTCTACCGCTGCGGTTTCGCCGGTTCACAGGAGGCGTACGAGCGGGCGTACGAGCGGCTGTTCGACCGGCTCGACTGGCTCTCCAACCGGCTCGCCAACCAGCGTTACCTGGTCGGTGACACGATCACCGAGGCCGACGTCCGGCTCTTCACGACACTGGTCCGGTTCGACCCGGTCTACCACGGCCACTTCAAGTGCAACCGGCAGAAACTCACCGAGATGCCGGTGCTCTGGGCGTACGCCCGCGACCTGTTCCAGACCCCCGGCTTCGGCGACACTGTCGACTTCGACCAGATCAAGCGCCACTACTACGAGGTGCACAAGGACATCAACCCGACCGGCATCGTCCCGTCCGGTCCGGACCTGCGGGGCTGGCTCGACCCGCACGGTCGGGAGGCGCTCGGCGGCCGGCCGTTCGGTGACGGCACCCCGCCCGGACCGGTCCCCGCCGAGGAGACCGTCCCAATCGAGCACACCCCGTACGCCGCCTGA